Within the Dechloromonas denitrificans genome, the region TCCCCTCACGACGGCGCTCGACCACACCCGCCCGATAGAGAATGTTCAGGTGCCGGGAAATGTTGGCCTGCGTCAAACCGATGCGCTCCACGACCTCATGCACCGGACGCTCCTCGGCGCAAAGGCAGGAAAGGATGCGCAGGCGCGTCGGATCGGCCAGCAAGCTGAAATACTGGGCAACCTGCTCGAATACGTGAATGGTCTCGTCCATGCTGTTTCTTGATTTGGATCAGGAAACAATTTATAAGCCAACGTCTATATAGTCAACTACTTATATTGTTGCGGCGCAGCATGCATTTTTCCAAAAAGGCCTATAACCTTCAGCCTGCGCTGTTACGCCACTTGGCTATATGACGTATAAAAAACAAACCAGAGGAGATGTCTCGATGAAACTGATACACACTGTTGCAGCTTTGGGCCTGCTCGCCGCTGTCAGCGCCTCGCAGGCTGCTGACCCCAATCTGGGTCGCAATCTGGCTGCCACCTGCGCCAATTGTCATGGCACCAACGGCCATGCGCTCAAGGGCGCCGGCCTCGACCCGCTGGCCGGCATGGAAAAAGCCAAGACCCTGCAAAAGCTGGCGGAGTTCAAGAGCGGCGACAAACCCGCCTCGATCATGCACCAGATATCCAAGGGCTATACCGACGAACAGCTCGATCTGATCGCCACCTATTTCGCCGCGCAAAAGTAAGGGGACCCCAACATGATGCTGATGAAACGACGTGATTTCCTGAAGGCCGGTGCCACTGCCGGTGCGCTGGCTTCGCTCTACGGCTGCGCCGGCGGCAACAAGGCCAGCGGCCATGTGGTGGTTGTGGGCGGCGGCTACGGTGGCGCGACGGTGGCCAAATACCTGCGGATGTGGAGTGAAGGCGGCGTCCAGGTAACGCTGATCGAACGCAACCCGACGTTCATTTCCTGCCCGATTTCCAATCTGGTCATTGGCGGCACCAAGACCATGGCCGACATTACCGTCAGCTATGACAATTTGAAGAGCAAATGGGGCATCCGCGTCATCCAGGACGATGTGCTTGCAATCGATAGCACAAAACGCACCGTTACCCTGAAGGCTGGCGGCAGCATGAGCTACGACCGATTGGTCCTCTCGCCCGGCGTCGATTTCATGTTCGACCAGATTCCCGGCCTGAACAATGCCGATGCCCAGGGCAAAATCCTGCATGCCTGGAAAGCCGGCGCGCAGACCGTCGCCCTGCGCCAGCAACTGGAGAGCATGAAGGACGGCGGCACCTACGCCATCTCCATACCCAAGGCCCCGTACCGCTGCCCGCCCGGACCTTACGAACGGGCCTGCCTGGTCGCCGACTACTTCAAGCAGAACAAGCCGAAATCGAAGGTCGTCATTCTCGACGCCAACGAAGACGTGACCTCCAAGAAAGGCTTGTTCACCAAGGCCTGGAGCGACCTCTACAAGGGCATCATCGAGTACCGCAACAACAGCGAGGTCAAGGATGTCGAGGTCGGCAGCAATACCGCCGTGCTGGAGTTCGACAAGTTCAAGGCCGACGTGCTGAACATCATTCCGCCGCACCGCGCCGGTGACATCGCCGCCAAGTCTGGCTTGAAATTGATCAACAACCGTTGGGTCGATATCAACTGGCTGAGCATGGAGTCGACCAACACGCCGGGCGTTCACGTTCTCGGCGATGCCGTTTTCCCGGCCCCGACCATGCCGAAATCGGGTCACATGGCGAACCAGCACGGCAAGCTCGCCGCCGCGGCAATCCTCAACCTGCTCGCCGGCCAGGAACCGAACCCGGCACCGGTGGTGATGAACACCTGCTACAGCTTCGTCGATGCCAAGAACGTCATCCACGTTTCGTCCGTCCATCAGTACGATGCGGCGACCAAGCTGGTGCAACCGGTGAAAGGCGCCGGCGGCGTGTCGGCGGCACGGAACGAACTGGAAGGCAAAGTTGCCCTCGGCTGGGCGAAGAACATCTGGGCCGACATGCTGGCCTGAGTTTTCCCTGCCCCAACAACAAAGGCCGCGCAATGCGGCCTTTCTTTATGTCGATCCAGCAATCAATCGAGCGTTGCGATGTACTCGGCCACCGCATGCCGCTCCAGCTCGGAAAGCTTGGAAGCGACGGTGTGCATGACCGCATTGTCGTTGGTCCGCTCGCGGCTGTTGAATTGCTTGAGCTGGTCTTCGGTATACCGCGGATGCTGCCCGGCCAGTCGCGGCAACTGGGGCGTCCCCAGACCTTTCGCCCCGTGACAGCTGGCACAGGCCGGCAAACCGGAGAACTGGTTACCGCGATTGAAGACATATTTGCCGACGGCCAGCAGCTCAGCATCCTTGGCCGGACGCGCACTGGCCTTCTTGGCCTCGAAGAACGCGCCGAGCGCCTTCATTTCGGCCGGCGTCAAATCTTCAGCCTGCGGCTTCATGGTGTCGCTCTTGCGCTTGCCGGACTTGAATTCGCCAAGTTGTTTGGCAATGTATTCGGAGTGCTGGCCAGCCAGCCGCGGGAAAACGGGACTCGCCGATTCGCCTTCCAAGCCGTGACAGAGGAAGCAGCGACCGCCAACGATCTCTTCGGCCCTGGCCAGATCGGCGCGCTGATCGGCCAGCACCGGCCAGGCCAAAAATGCGGCCAGCGCCCCTACGCCCCAAAAAAACCCTTGTTTTGTCCCCACGTGTGCTCCCCTTCCAGCCATAAAATATTGGTACATTATTAAATGTTAATTCGCTTACGCTGAGCTTTCAATCCGGCAAAGAATCGCCGCGGCGGCTAGTGAGCGAGCGAATAAACGTAGACCCAATTCATGCGTGGCGTAAACATTGCCACACAAATTCAGGAGATGCCGATGAACCGACGCCGCTTTCTTCAGAGTTCCGCGGCCTTGTCGCTGCTGACTGCCGCTGACTTCGCGCCCTGGCAAGCAATAAGCGCCTTTGCCAGAGAGCTGGATGATTTTGTGCGCGGGCCGGCAGTCAAGGATCACCCGCTGCGCCAAGTGTCCAAACATGTCTGGATGATCTTTTCGCCGGACGGTTTCCCGACCCCCGAAAACCAAGGAATGATGTGCAACATTACCTTCATCGATACCGCCAAGGGGCTGGTCGTCGTTGACTCCGGCGCTTCGGTGCAAATTGGCGAAATGGCTATCCGGCAGATCAGGAAGGCTTTCAACAAGCCGGTCATCGCCATCATCAACACGCATTACCACGGCGACCACTGGCTGGGTAACCATGCCTATGTCGACGCGTACGGCGACGGCCTGCCGCTTTACGCACACCCCGGCACGATCCAGGCGATTCAGGGCGTCCAGGGCAACATGTGGCGAACGTTGATGGAGCAATGGACCAATCAGGCAACCATCGGCACACGTGTGGTACCGCCCCGGTTACCGCTGAAAAATGGTGACGAACTGAAATTCGGCGACGTCACCTTGCGGATGCACCATTTCGGCGTCGTGCATACGCCCTACGACCTGTGCGTCGAGGTGCTGGAAGACGGCGTAACGCTGATTGGCGATGTCGCCATGGACCACCGCATTGCCAACATGGACGACGGCTCCTATCTCGGCACCTTCAAAGCCTACGATAGCCTGGAAAAAATGGGCAGCCGGATCTGGTTGCCGGGACACGGCGAACCGGGCGCCGGGGTGCTTAAATGGAACCGTCGATTGTTCGAAGGGATCTACCAACCCTGCGAGCAAGCCATCAAGGACGGCCTGGCACTTGAGGAAACCAAGGCACTGGTTCTCAAGGACCCACGCGTGTCCAGCCAGGCACGCGACACCAAAGGTTTCGAGACCAACATCGGCAAGTATGTCAGTCTCGCCTATCTGGAAGCCGAGGCGGCCGGTTTCTAAGAGCCGCCCCCCCACCCATCATTCGATTCAAGGAGACGCCATGCGCCTGCTCACCGCCACTTTCCTCGCCCTGACCCCATTTGTCGCCCAGGCTGAAGAACCCTGGGGCAAGGTTGACCTGCAAGCGGCCAAATCGCTGCACGACAAAGCCTGCACAAGTTGCCACACGCGAATGTATGGCGGCGATGGCAGCAAGATGTACACGCGCGACGGTCGGATGCTCTCCAACAAGCTGGAGCTGCAGCAGCGCGTCGCCTCATGCAACGCGACGGTCAGTGCCGGATGGTTTCCCGAAGAGGAAAACAATGTGGCAGCCTGGCTGAACCAGCAGTACTACCACTTCGAAAACTGAGATGGCCGTAAGCCGAAGTACGGTGCGCAACACCCTCGCCCGCCTACTGTTGCTGAGCGGACTGGCACTCTCCCTGACAGCCGGTGCACTGGATACCAGCCTGCCGGCGGCCATCGACCTGCGCGCCGAAAGCGAACAAGCCGGGCGCCAAAATGGCCCGCTGATCATCCTGTTCAGCCGTCGGGACTGCAAATACTGCGAAACGGTCAGGCGCGACTACCTGCAGCCGCTAACCGCCTCCGCAGGCTATCGGAATCGTGTCGTCGTGCGGCAAATCAACCAGGACAGCGACGCCGTGCTCATCGATTTTCGTGGCGAAACGACGACCCACGCACGCTTCGCCAGCAGCGAAAAAATCAAACTGGTGCCCGTCGTCGCCTTTTACGGCCGCAATGGCAAGCAACTGACAGACCCCATCATCGGCACCCGCCTACCGGATTTCTATCAAGGCTATCTCGATGACGCCATCGAGAAATCGGCATCTGCCCTGAGAGGCCGGTGAAAAGCAAGGGGATAGGACCGAGGAGAGCGGCTGGCTGAAAACGCTTCCCAATTCCGCCCCCAGAAAAGCAAAAAGGCCAATCAGAGATTGGCCTAAATGCTTTTCTTTTGGTGCGCCCGGAGCGATTCGAACGCCCGACCCCTTGGTTCGTAGCCAAGTACTCTATCCAGCTGAGCTACGGGCGCACTGCAAGAGCGCCGCATTATACGGATAATCTTGGAAAAGACCAGCGTTTAGTGCTTTATCTAGCAATCGGATCGTCAAAACTTGGAAATTCCAAGCGAAGGAATAATCCTCTAACGTTATGCATTGAAATAGCGCCTAGCCCCTTTAGCATGCGACTTTTGAGGCCGAAGAGGCTGGCGCCGTGGGTATGCGGGGCGGCGTCCTGACCGGCGAAGAAGGCCGGGGCGTCGGCGCTGCCTTGCCCGTTGTAGACGCTGCCGACGATGACCGGGCGGTCGATGTTGCCGTTCTGGAAGGCAACGACGACTTCTTGTCCGGGGCGCGGCGTCAGGTGGCTGCCCCAGTTGCTGCCGGCGACCGGGGCCATGACGCGTAGCCAGACGCCGAGAGTATCGCTGGCCGGGGCGTTGTCGGCACCGGTCGGGCACTGGGCGAGCCAGGCGCTGGCAGCCGGCCGCCAGGCGATCCGGGCGCGGATGGCGGTGAGTTCGCAGCGGTAGAGATCGGGGGGTTGCTGTTTTCCGGACGGCCGACCGCTGGCGAGGCCGGGTTTTGCGGCGCGGCATCGGCCAGTATTTCGGCCAGGTTGTTGCGTGCGCGGTGGACGACCGAAGTGATCAGGAACTTGCGCTCTTCCGGCGCATCGAGTTCGTGCTCGGGATGTTCGGCGAGCGAGAAGGTGGTGCCGGGCGCGGCCGTACGCAGGGTGCCTTCGGCACGGTATTGCTAGAGGCGCGCATCGAGCCAGGGTTCGATGACCAAGCAGTAGCTGGCAAAATCACCTCTATTTTTCCCTCCCGCGAGTATAAACTTCTTCTTCCCCGTCTTCGTTTATAAGGCGCAGCCGCGATTTCCCAATATCCTTAATTGTATATTCAATATTGACAGTGCCATCTGCCCCCGAAATATTCAACGAACACCCTTGAATTTTCCAGTCACCAAAAACCTCTGGCCGATTATGCCGCCATGAACCAAAGCTATTAGATCCATTAATATTTTTTAGCAGAAACTCCTCAAAGAAACTATTTTTCAACCCCATCCAATGCCCAACGATATTATCCGCATACCCGGCACAAGAGCTACGATTTTGCAGTTGATCTATACGCTTTTCGTACACCTCTTGCAAACATTGCACAGTAGGGCATTTGTTTCTAACATTGGTTAGCCATTCGTTTTGCTCAATACGAACATCCGGAATTGAACGACGCAATTCCGCAAACGCTTTACTAAGACTCGAATCAAGCTCCGATAACAAATTATCAGAGCAAATCATCACTTCCGTTTTTGTGCGGGCTTTCGAACAATCAAATCCAGCCGCATATCCGAGCGTGCTAAGACCAAAAATTATCGAAGCCGCAATTGATTTCCATGGCATTTTCTATTCACCATATTCTTTAAAGTATTTTTTTAAGTTGTTAGCATATTCCGGATTTAATTTTCGCCACCCTGTTCCATTATGACCCTCGGCAATCTTTTCGAAATTTTCTTCTTTTAGCCCCGTTAGCAGAACATCATTAGACTTTGCAAATTTCAGAAATGCTTTGATATGCGCAGGGTCCCCAGATGACATGGCTTTAACGAATTGAAAAACGTCAGCATATCCTGCTGCTTTATAATTCACTCCGAGAATCTGAAATTTCCCCCATGAACAAGACTGCAGGGCTGCAGCCTTATCAAGCTGATAGGCCTTGGTGAGACGCTTATAGTTTTCATAAGTAGAGCGCCCATATATATCATCCCAAACAGGAGCCTTTTTCGTCTCTCTATCAAGAACCTCGATAGCAGTAACCACCTTACCTTTCTTGTCTTTAACAGGTTTCCCATCCGAGTCATTAACAATTTTTTTCTCTTTTATAATTCTATGGTAGCCAGGGCCGCATATGTCGTAATATTTTTCCTCATATGGGCTTGGTGATTTTTTGTTAGGCTTTGTAAGACGTCTAAACCAGTGTCGCTCATAGAGAATTGTTGGAACTATCTTCTTTCCAATCTTACCGAACGAAGAATGGGCTGACTCCTGTTTGGCAATTGCATAGATCAGTCCTGGTTTGCAACCCAAATATTTTGCGGCATCCTCAATATCAACTTTTGTTATTTCACCACCAACATATTCCCCCAGAAAACTTAAATCAGGAATATCCCCCTCAACAACGGTGACTGGTTTTCCATCTGGTGTTTTCGTGGTTTTTGTTTTATTTCCGAGATCCTCTTTGCCAGTCGTCGGCGGTTGTTTTTTGGCTGGATCGTGTGCAGGCTCGACCTTCTCCTTTGCATTGGGTCGCTCTCCAGGTTTAACCTCCGGATGTTTTTCAGTTGAAGCCTCAACCATTATCCGCTGGCTAATTAGGGTAACGAGCTTATTTCCGTAACCGGAAACAACCTCTCCAACTTCCTTTACCGTTCCATCTAGACGTTTCACTAACACTTTTACTTCGTCTTGGGCTGTTTCTGTAAATGTTTTAGTGCCCAGCCCATTTACCCCCGTCACGCCACGAATTACTTTGCCTGCATACTCCAACATGTACTCAAGGCCTTCTATCGGGTCGCGATTTCGATCGAGAAACAAGGGCTGAACACCCAGAACAACCTCTTTTTTTAAAGCCAGATGCTGCCCAATAGACAATTTGTTCGGATTTGCAATTTCGTTAAGTTTCATAAGCTCCTGAACGGTTGTTCCGTGGGATTTTGCTATTTTGCTTAGGGTATCCCCATTGGCAACAGTGTAATAACTACTCATGATTCTC harbors:
- a CDS encoding ArsR/SmtB family transcription factor encodes the protein MDETIHVFEQVAQYFSLLADPTRLRILSCLCAEERPVHEVVERIGLTQANISRHLNILYRAGVVERRREGTSVLYRVVDPNFVDICRTVSVTVASRDLGDELGVAATN
- a CDS encoding MBL fold metallo-hydrolase, which gives rise to MNRRRFLQSSAALSLLTAADFAPWQAISAFARELDDFVRGPAVKDHPLRQVSKHVWMIFSPDGFPTPENQGMMCNITFIDTAKGLVVVDSGASVQIGEMAIRQIRKAFNKPVIAIINTHYHGDHWLGNHAYVDAYGDGLPLYAHPGTIQAIQGVQGNMWRTLMEQWTNQATIGTRVVPPRLPLKNGDELKFGDVTLRMHHFGVVHTPYDLCVEVLEDGVTLIGDVAMDHRIANMDDGSYLGTFKAYDSLEKMGSRIWLPGHGEPGAGVLKWNRRLFEGIYQPCEQAIKDGLALEETKALVLKDPRVSSQARDTKGFETNIGKYVSLAYLEAEAAGF
- a CDS encoding SoxW family protein, with the protein product MAVSRSTVRNTLARLLLLSGLALSLTAGALDTSLPAAIDLRAESEQAGRQNGPLIILFSRRDCKYCETVRRDYLQPLTASAGYRNRVVVRQINQDSDAVLIDFRGETTTHARFASSEKIKLVPVVAFYGRNGKQLTDPIIGTRLPDFYQGYLDDAIEKSASALRGR
- a CDS encoding lysozyme inhibitor LprI family protein — protein: MPWKSIAASIIFGLSTLGYAAGFDCSKARTKTEVMICSDNLLSELDSSLSKAFAELRRSIPDVRIEQNEWLTNVRNKCPTVQCLQEVYEKRIDQLQNRSSCAGYADNIVGHWMGLKNSFFEEFLLKNINGSNSFGSWRHNRPEVFGDWKIQGCSLNISGADGTVNIEYTIKDIGKSRLRLINEDGEEEVYTRGREK
- a CDS encoding phage baseplate assembly protein V, yielding MAPVAGSNWGSHLTPRPGQEVVVAFQNGNIDRPVIVGSVYNGQGSADAPAFFAGQDAAPHTHGASLFGLKSRMLKGLGAISMHNVRGLFLRLEFPSFDDPIAR
- a CDS encoding FCSD flavin-binding domain-containing protein gives rise to the protein MMLMKRRDFLKAGATAGALASLYGCAGGNKASGHVVVVGGGYGGATVAKYLRMWSEGGVQVTLIERNPTFISCPISNLVIGGTKTMADITVSYDNLKSKWGIRVIQDDVLAIDSTKRTVTLKAGGSMSYDRLVLSPGVDFMFDQIPGLNNADAQGKILHAWKAGAQTVALRQQLESMKDGGTYAISIPKAPYRCPPGPYERACLVADYFKQNKPKSKVVILDANEDVTSKKGLFTKAWSDLYKGIIEYRNNSEVKDVEVGSNTAVLEFDKFKADVLNIIPPHRAGDIAAKSGLKLINNRWVDINWLSMESTNTPGVHVLGDAVFPAPTMPKSGHMANQHGKLAAAAILNLLAGQEPNPAPVVMNTCYSFVDAKNVIHVSSVHQYDAATKLVQPVKGAGGVSAARNELEGKVALGWAKNIWADMLA
- a CDS encoding c-type cytochrome translates to MGTKQGFFWGVGALAAFLAWPVLADQRADLARAEEIVGGRCFLCHGLEGESASPVFPRLAGQHSEYIAKQLGEFKSGKRKSDTMKPQAEDLTPAEMKALGAFFEAKKASARPAKDAELLAVGKYVFNRGNQFSGLPACASCHGAKGLGTPQLPRLAGQHPRYTEDQLKQFNSRERTNDNAVMHTVASKLSELERHAVAEYIATLD
- a CDS encoding N-acetylmuramidase domain-containing protein — translated: MSSYYTVANGDTLSKIAKSHGTTVQELMKLNEIANPNKLSIGQHLALKKEVVLGVQPLFLDRNRDPIEGLEYMLEYAGKVIRGVTGVNGLGTKTFTETAQDEVKVLVKRLDGTVKEVGEVVSGYGNKLVTLISQRIMVEASTEKHPEVKPGERPNAKEKVEPAHDPAKKQPPTTGKEDLGNKTKTTKTPDGKPVTVVEGDIPDLSFLGEYVGGEITKVDIEDAAKYLGCKPGLIYAIAKQESAHSSFGKIGKKIVPTILYERHWFRRLTKPNKKSPSPYEEKYYDICGPGYHRIIKEKKIVNDSDGKPVKDKKGKVVTAIEVLDRETKKAPVWDDIYGRSTYENYKRLTKAYQLDKAAALQSCSWGKFQILGVNYKAAGYADVFQFVKAMSSGDPAHIKAFLKFAKSNDVLLTGLKEENFEKIAEGHNGTGWRKLNPEYANNLKKYFKEYGE
- a CDS encoding cytochrome c, yielding MRLLTATFLALTPFVAQAEEPWGKVDLQAAKSLHDKACTSCHTRMYGGDGSKMYTRDGRMLSNKLELQQRVASCNATVSAGWFPEEENNVAAWLNQQYYHFEN
- a CDS encoding c-type cytochrome; amino-acid sequence: MKLIHTVAALGLLAAVSASQAADPNLGRNLAATCANCHGTNGHALKGAGLDPLAGMEKAKTLQKLAEFKSGDKPASIMHQISKGYTDEQLDLIATYFAAQK